The following proteins are encoded in a genomic region of Notolabrus celidotus isolate fNotCel1 chromosome 19, fNotCel1.pri, whole genome shotgun sequence:
- the LOC117831176 gene encoding chemokine-like receptor 1, producing MDLDYIEDLDYTADNETENDTSTVRTVIFSSSQPRTLTHVLVAVNIIISVVGLGGNSLVIWICGCKMKRTVITTWYISLAISDFLFCAILPLEVFYMITSHWPFGLALCKLTSSALFLNMYSSVFLLVLISMDRCLMISFPVWSHNHRTVRKAFGAVLFMWLLSALLTVPSLIFRQTRVHGTVTECYTGYMGQSRHRAVVLTRFICGFLIPFLMIVFCSSVLSFKLNRLTMRSTKPYKVMAALILTFFFCWVPYHTFILLELDLNSQSLEVLQTGLKVGTTLAAANSFISPVLYIFIGNDFKKTLKRSLTSRIEEAMAEDFRTGGLNHSRSKSMEVIHNQIKPLT from the coding sequence ATGGATTTGGATTATATTGAAGACCTGGATTACACTGCAGACAATGAAACTGAGAACGACACCAGCACAGTTAGAACTGTGATTTTCAGCAGTTCTCAGCCACGGACTTTGACTCATGTTCTGGTTGCAGTAAATATAATCATATCAGTTGTTGGCCTTGGAGGAAATTCCTTAGTGATCTGGATCTGTGgatgtaaaatgaaaagaacTGTCATCACCACTTGGTACATCAGTTTGGCCATTTCAGACTTTCTGTTCTGCGCCATTTTGCCCCTTGAAGTTTTCTACATGATCACCTCACACTGGCCTTTTGGGCTGGCATTGTGCAAGCTCACATCCTCCGCCCTGTTTCTCAACATGTACAGCAGTGTGTTCCTGTTGGTCCTGATCAGCATGGACCGCTGTTTAATGATCTCCTTCCCTGTGTGGTCACATAACCATCGGACGGTGCGGAAAGCGTTTGGAGCCGTTCTCTTCATGTGGCTTCTTTCTGCGCTCCTGACAGTGCCTTCATTgatcttcaggcagaccagagtCCATGGTACAGTCACTGAGTGCTACACGGGTTACATGGGCCAGTCCAGGCACAGAGCAGTGGTACTGACCCGGTTCATCTGCGGGTTTCTGATTCCTTTCCTTATGATCgtattctgcagctctgtgcttaGCTTCAAGCTGAACCGCCTGACTATGAGGTCCACAAAGCCCTACAAAGTCATGGCAGCACTCATCTTGACGTTTTTCTTCTGTTGGGTCCCCTATCACACTTTCATTCTTTTAGAGTTGGACCTGAACAGCCAAAGCTTGGAAGTGCTTCAGACTGGCCTGAAGGTGGGGACCACATTGGCCGCAGCAAACAGCTTCATATCCCCGGTTCTCTACATTTTCATTggtaatgactttaaaaaaacactaaagCGCTCCTTGACATCGAGGATAGAGGAGGCAATGGCCGAGGATTTTCGCACAGGTGGTCTCAATCACTCAAGGTCCAAGTCAATGGAAGTAATCCACAATCAAATTAAACCTCTGACATAG
- the LOC117830911 gene encoding transcription factor Adf-1-like isoform X1, whose amino-acid sequence MDDKLILAVFNCPELYNVTLPNYRCTESRANAWRNISMVLGLTSEDCKRKWKNMRDRYLKEVRMENKSKKQGEIFQSRWKYRQLMNFIAPFTGSRSGEPDISGNNDDHDNLDNEAVSPGGETASSETMKTSQSHARSLSQQEVKPQVAYVTQLPQDPSSHTQLAAAAKAPSGSSNTNKRKRHLMPDSHSLNSSQMPPTKWLVKDNGASFTNRPRDEDELFLLSFVPALKRLAPQKRCETKMKIQQIMYEAEFNVPQPEPQEKQAEPDAQD is encoded by the exons ATGGACGATAAGTTGATATTAGCTGTATTTAATTGTCCGGAGCTGTACAATGTCACTTTACCGAATTACCGCTGCACGGAAAGTAGAGCAAATGCGTGGAGAAACATCTCTATGGTACTTGGACTCACAT cTGAGGATTGCAAAAGGAAATGGAAGAACATGAGGGACCGGTACCTGAAGGAAGTCCGAATGGAGAACAAAAGCAAGAAGCAAGGGGAGATTTTTCAAAGCAGGTGGAAGTACAGACAACTCATGAACTTTATCGCACCCTTCACTGGATCGAGAAGTGGAGAGCCAGACATCTCTGGCAACAACGATGACCACGACAATCTCGACAACGAAGCTGTCAGCCCAGGAGGAGAAACTGCATCATCAGAGACGATGAAGACATCGCAGTCCCATGCGAGGTCTTTGAGTCAACAGGAAGTCAAGCCACAGGTAGCGTATGTGACACAGCTCCCTCAAGATCCCTCATCCCACACACAGCTGGCTGCTGCAGCGAAGGCGCCATCAGGCTCCTCAAACACCAACAAAAGAAAGCGGCATCTCATGCCCGACTCACATTCACTGAATTCTTCTCAAATGCCCCCCACCAAGTGGCTGGTGAAAGACAATGGCGCCTCATTTACAAACAGGCCGAGGGATGAGGACGAACTCTTTCTGCTGAGCTTTGTCCCCGCTCTGAAGCGACTCGCTCCACAGAAAAGATGCGAGACAAAAATGAAGATCCAGCAGATAATGTACGAGGCAGAGTTTAATGTCCCACAGCCAGAACCTCAAGAGAAACAAGCAGAACCGGACGCCCAGGATTAG
- the iscub gene encoding iron-sulfur cluster assembly enzyme b, which produces MASTVAKKCLSPLGFLTRTLSAPEFMTQCCYHKKVVDHYENPRNVGSLDKTSKNVGTGLVGAPACGDVMKLQIEVDEQGKIVDARFKTFGCGSAIASSSLATEWVKGKSVDEALMIRNTDIAKELSLPPVKLHCSMLAEDAIKAALADYRLKQRDDQQEAARASN; this is translated from the exons ATGGCGAGTACAGTGGCGAAGAAGTGTCTCAGTCCTCTGGGTTTCCTCACCAGGACTCTCTCTGCTCCTGAGTTCATGACTCAGTGCTGCTACCACAAGAAG GTGGTGGATCATTATGAAAACCCAAGAAATGTGGGATCATTGGACAAAACCTCCAAGAATGTCGGGACTGGTTTGGTGGGGGCTCCGGCCTGTGGAGACGTGATGAAACTGCAG ATTGAGGTTGATGAGCAGGGGAAGATTGTGGATGCCCGGTTCAAAACTTTTGGCTGTGGTTCTGCTATTGCCTCCAGCTCTTTGGCCACTGAGTGGGTGAAAGGCAAATCT GTGGATGAAGCCTTGATGATAAGGAATACTGACATTGCCAAAGAGCTCAGTCTTCCACCAGTCAAACTTCACTGCTCAA TGCTTGCTGAGGACGCCATCAAGGCTGCCCTAGCTGACTATCGCCTCAAGCAACGGGATGACCAGCAGGAGGCAGCCAGAGCCAGCAATTAA
- the LOC117830911 gene encoding uncharacterized protein LOC117830911 isoform X2: protein MRDRYLKEVRMENKSKKQGEIFQSRWKYRQLMNFIAPFTGSRSGEPDISGNNDDHDNLDNEAVSPGGETASSETMKTSQSHARSLSQQEVKPQVAYVTQLPQDPSSHTQLAAAAKAPSGSSNTNKRKRHLMPDSHSLNSSQMPPTKWLVKDNGASFTNRPRDEDELFLLSFVPALKRLAPQKRCETKMKIQQIMYEAEFNVPQPEPQEKQAEPDAQD from the coding sequence ATGAGGGACCGGTACCTGAAGGAAGTCCGAATGGAGAACAAAAGCAAGAAGCAAGGGGAGATTTTTCAAAGCAGGTGGAAGTACAGACAACTCATGAACTTTATCGCACCCTTCACTGGATCGAGAAGTGGAGAGCCAGACATCTCTGGCAACAACGATGACCACGACAATCTCGACAACGAAGCTGTCAGCCCAGGAGGAGAAACTGCATCATCAGAGACGATGAAGACATCGCAGTCCCATGCGAGGTCTTTGAGTCAACAGGAAGTCAAGCCACAGGTAGCGTATGTGACACAGCTCCCTCAAGATCCCTCATCCCACACACAGCTGGCTGCTGCAGCGAAGGCGCCATCAGGCTCCTCAAACACCAACAAAAGAAAGCGGCATCTCATGCCCGACTCACATTCACTGAATTCTTCTCAAATGCCCCCCACCAAGTGGCTGGTGAAAGACAATGGCGCCTCATTTACAAACAGGCCGAGGGATGAGGACGAACTCTTTCTGCTGAGCTTTGTCCCCGCTCTGAAGCGACTCGCTCCACAGAAAAGATGCGAGACAAAAATGAAGATCCAGCAGATAATGTACGAGGCAGAGTTTAATGTCCCACAGCCAGAACCTCAAGAGAAACAAGCAGAACCGGACGCCCAGGATTAG
- the rnf185 gene encoding E3 ubiquitin-protein ligase RNF185 has translation MATAAPPPASGSTAATENPNPNPGSSSSNAAESGNQDSTFECNICLDTAKDAVISLCGHLFCWPCLHQWLETRPNRQVCPVCKAGISRDKVIPLYGRGSTGQQDPRERTPPRPQGQRPEPENRGGFQGFGFGDGGFQMSFGIGAFPFGIFATAFNINDGRPPPAAPGTPQHMDEQFLSRLFLFVALVIMFWLLIA, from the exons ATGGCCACCGCAGCTCCCCCTCCAGCTTCTGGCTCCACTGCGGCCACTGAGAACCCGAACCCAAATCCCGGATCCAGCAGCTCGAACGCGGCCGAAAGTGGAAACCAGGACAGCACCTTTGAGTGTAATATATGTCTAGACACGGCCAAGGATGCAGTGATCAGCTTGTGTGGACACCTCTTTTG CTGGCCGTGCTTACACCAG TGGTTGGAGACGAGACCAAACAGACAAGTGTGCCCGGTGTGTAAAGCTGGCATCAGCAGAGACAAAGTTATTCCCTTATATGGGCGGGGAAGCACAGGTCAACAAGACCCCAG AGAAAGAACACCCCCTCGACCACAAGGACAAAGGCCGGAGCCAGAAAACCGTGGT GGTTTTCAAGGTTTTGGCTTTGGAGATGGAGGTTTCCAAATGTCTTTTGGAATCGGTGCCTTTCCATTTGGTATTTTTGCCACAGCTTTTAACATCAATGATGGAAGACCTCCTCCAG CTGCCCCAGGGACACCACAACACATGGATGAACAGTTTCTGTCACGTCTTTTCCTGTTTGTCGCTCTGGTGATTATGTTTTGGCTGCTGATTGCATAA